ATATCACAATGAAACGACTTACCAAGGTGTCGGAGCGGGCACTTACCCCAATTTGTTCTGCGCGCATCCACCTTTCCAGATAGACGGAAACTTTGGTGGAGCAGCAGGGATTGCCGAGATGCTCATTCAGAGCCACAATGGGTATATCCACCTATTGCCGGCCTTACCCAAAGCTTGGTCAAAAGGGGAAGTTAAAGGTCTCAAGGCCCGAGGAAATTATACAGTAGATATCACATGGGAGAATGGGAAAGTCTCCGCATTTCAGATTAAAGGAAAAAAAGGAAAGATTAGACTATTTGAAAATGGAAATTACAGGGATTATGAAGTGCATTAACTATTTGTGTTTGGTAGCAGTGTTGGCCTTGGGAACAACAAGCTGTTCCCAACGCACAGAATCGGAAAAGAAAGCGGCAATAGCGAAGAGTTTCAGTTACACGATCACCGGAAAAACCACTGCACCAAATGGGACGCAGGTAAGCCTCGTGGATCACGACAATACATTGCAGCAATTTGTAAAAACGCAGGTCACTAATGAACAATTTGTTCTGGAAGGCGAATTGGCTATGGCGGGATTTTACGATATCCAGATAAAGGGAATGGAACCCTACACGTTAGTTCTAGAAGGTGGAAGCGACTACGAGCTGAACGAAGAACATGGGAAATTTACGTTGACGACATCTTCTTCCAATGCTAAAGATTTTATGCTGTTCAATGCGAAATATCAACAGCGTGAACAGGAAGAAAAAAGCAAAAGCACCAATAAAAGTCAACGGGTAAGGCAGCTGGAGAGTCAGTTGCCTTCGATGGCAGCAAGAAACGACGGTTCTTATGAAAAAGCCGTAGATGAAATACAGCGGTTGAGTGGCACTGAAGCATTTAACCCACGCACACTTTATACCGATTTTATTCTCGACAGTACCCACCGTTCCTCTTTGCTATTGCCTTATTTTTTTAAGTACGTATCGCTCGACCAGACAAATTATAAGAAATTTGATGCGGCATTGCAGGGCTTTGATGTTGAACTACAGAAACACCCTTATTTCAAATTTGCCAGGGAAAAGGTCGATAAGGTGAAAGATTTTTATGAAAATATGCCTGTGTTTCCATCAATAACGCCTATGAATGTGCAAAGGGATACGCTGAACCTGAACGATGTGTCAAAATCGAAAATGCTGATTGCCGCTTTTTGGAAGGCATCGAATAGCAATAGTCAAGCTGATATCAAGATGCTACGGACAAAGGAAGCGCAACTGAATGCCCTAGGGGTACAGGTTATTTACTTTTCGCTGGATAAGGATCTGGACAAATGGACGAAAGCAAGCAAAGATCTTACCCTGGGAAAACAGAGTTACTTTTTAAACTACAACGATCAGGCTACGATGGAAAATAATTTTGGGATAGACCGCACACCGAGCTATCTTTGGATTAATCCGGAAACACTGGAGATCTTATCGTTAAGCGGTGAAGATCCTGCCATGCCGAAGTTTGTGGCGAAGGTGAAGGAATATATCGCCAAAAATTAACGTTTATTGTCTTAAAAAATCCTATATTTGAAATAACTGTTTAATATTTGTTATTTCAATATATAATGAAAGTTGTTCAATTTACAGTTCCGGTAGTTTACCAGGGATCTATTTGTGTGCAGGAAGACATTCTGCCTTCATTCTACAGCAATTACCACCGGCACAAGGAAATCCAGCTGACCTATATTTTAAAAGGCCGGGGAACCTTTATGATCGGCAACTTTACGCACAGTTTCGAACAGGATGAAATCTATATTGTGGACGCGGATGAACCGCATATGTTCAAAACGGGAGAGGATGTAAAGGATGGCATACATGCGATCCATATTTTTTTCGACTATGAACATTTTAGATCTTTCTTGGACTTCCCCGAATTTGATGATGTTAAGTATTTTTTGGAACACATCAATGTCAGTAAAAAATTGGATGCGGAACATGCTGTAGCATTAAAAGAAAAGTTTGTACACATCAATTCCAGCGCGGGCATCGATCGGCTGCTGTCGTTGGTAAAGCTGATTAATTTTTTGAGTAAAAAAGTAGATCAATGGACTTCGCTGTATACTGGTATCCCACAAAAGAAGTTTTCAGATGCCGAAGGATTGCGGATCAATGAGATATTCCAATATACTTTTCAGCACTTTGGAGACAAGATTTCCCTGGAAGATATCGCTGCGGTAGCACACATGACACCACATGCGTTTTGTAAGTATTTTAAGAAGCATACCCGGAAAACCTATGTTACTTTTCTCAATGAAATCCGAATTGAACGCGCCTGCAAAATGTTGATTGATGAATCTTCGGAGAGCGTTTCAAACATCGCATTTAAGACGGGATTCAATAATGTTGTGAATTTTAATCGGGTATTCAAAAAAATAACCAAACTCTCGCCGAGCGAATACCTGCAGGAACACCGCATGCGCGACTAGTGCGTTTGATGTTTCAGCGAGTGGTTCGCAATTGCAGACACGCATCATGTCCCATTGGAAGTGCAGTTAAACGCGAAAGATGATGTCGATCTCCTCTGTACGAATACTCCATCCAAACTTTGTAAATCAATAGCCGTAATCTCAAAAACCGAAAATTAGTTGTAACATTTTGGTTACTGTTTTGGATTTAAATAATTTATGAGTTAATTTTATTCTGCCGGTTAATTAACTTATAAATCATTTATATTTATGAAAAGAGCATCCAAGTCAACTTGGGGAATTCTTTCGGGTGTATTCATCCTGGTTTTAGCGGCATTGCCTTCGTGCAAAAAGCATGCAAAACTTCCCGGTGAAAACAATGAAACAATTCATGCCGTAAAATTCAAAATCAAGGATTTTGAAGCGATTGTTACTCCGCTAAAAAAACAATCAGCAAGACCAAATCGAGCTGCCTTAAACAGAGCCGCTTCCCAAAACGAGTTGCTACTGTATCATTGGACCTTTGACAACAGCAACACCATTCCTGAGACTGCGCTAGATGAGGGTAGCTCAATCGATTACAACGATGGAAAGACAGATTATGATTTTCTGGCCGGCTGGCCCACCACGGGGAAAGCCATTAGCTTCAAAGGTGTTAGAGAGATCTTGATTAAAATTCCAACGCAAGGTATTCGTTCCATAGGCAGCTGGGCATTTGATGGAAATAGCTCAAGTACAGGGCCAAGAGCGCTCCTATTGAGTTATTCCTTGGATAAAGGGAATAGTTTTTCGCTGCTCTCAGATACCATTAAGTACCCCTCAAATCTATCATTGTCAGGAAAAATCGCCGTGAACACCTCTTTGGCAGATATTCCCCTCGGTTACAGTAAGGAGCTTTGGTTAAAAATCTCACTATTGGCTGGAAGTAGAGATGGTGGATCGGGTTACAGCTCAACGACAGGCACCTTTAAGATGGATAATTTGATGATTTATGGTCAAGTTAATCCGGAAGCGCTACCCAGCAAATTCTATTACCATGTTTTCGATGCCAATTCGAAGGCGATGGTTACCTCAGGGGTGCTTAACTCGCAGGACGCTTTTGATTTAGAATTGCCGAACGGCACCTACTATCTGAGCCTGATTGCTAAAAATTCAACATTGCCACTGGTTATGTCGGAGGCTGCTGATTTTGAACACTTTTATGCTACGAATCCTTTTTCTGAACGGTCTGCAGAGTTATTTGCCTGTCGTGATACCTTTGAAGTGAAAGGTGTTACCGAGCGGGTATTGAACTTAAACCGGATTTATAGCGAGGTTAAACTGACATTTACCGACACGGAGGATCTCAGTGTAATTGATAGTATTCAAGTACAGCAGCTTCATCCTGTATTTCATTATTACCCCTTTATAGCGCGAAGTAGTGATCAGGTTGATAAAAGTATGTTGACGATAATGCCACAATTTACAGCAGAAAATCGAAGCTTTTCGTTTAATCAATTTATGGGCTATTATTTAGAAAACAAGGTTATTAAATATCAATTCCGCGTTTTCAGAGCAGACCAGTTACTACGTACATTTGAATTAGGCAGCGAAATCCGAAACAATGTTCAGCTACAATTTAAGGGTAAATTGTTGGAATCTGCTCATGGAGAATTGGGGTTTCAGATCTTCAAGAACGAGCGTTGGGATGAGGAGATCGTGATCGAATACTAACTAAACTATTTTCATATAGCATCTAGCCTCCCTACATCTATAACAAAAAAGGTGTCCAACAGCGGACACCTTTTTTCTGTTATAGCATTTTGGCTATATTAATTTTTTTAGCATGGTATTCCAACCAGCTAGGTCGTTTATTATTTTTTCAAGATCGGCAATGGCAACACGTTCTTGTGCCATCGTATCGCGATGGCGGATCGTGACAGTGTTGTCTTGCAAAGAATCGTAATCAACTGTGATACAAATCGGCGTTCCGATAGCATCCTGACGGCGATAACGTTTTCCGATAGCATCTTTTTCGTCGTACTGAACATTGTAATCCAGTTTTAGCGTATTCAATATTTCTCGTGCTTTCTCTGGCAAACCATCTTTTTTGGTTAATGGTAAAATTGCAGCTTTTACCGGAGCCAATGCTGGAGGAAATTTCAATACAACGCGCGAATCTTGTTTTTCTTCCGTCGAAAGGTCTTCCGTTACCAGCGCGTTACACAATACAGTTAAGAAAAGGCGGTCCAATCCGATGGACGTTTCAATCACATACGGAATGTAGTTTTGATTGATCTCTGGATCAAAATATTGCATTTTCTTTTTAGAAAATTCCTGATGTTGTTTCAGGTCAAAATCCGTACGCGAGTGGATACCTTCCACTTCTTTAAAGCCGAATGGGAAGTTGAATTCGATATCAACAGCCGCATTGGCGTAGTGTGCTAGTTTATCGTGGTCGTGGTAACGGTAGTTGGAAGGATCGAAGCCCAATGCCAAATGCCATTTCAGGCGAGTTTCTTTCCATTTGTTATACCATTCCAATTCCGTGCCTGGGCGGCAGAAAAATTGCATTTCCATTTGCTCGAATTCGCGCATACGCATAATAAACTGACGTGCGATTACTTCATTCCGGAAAGCTTTACCAATTTGGGCAATACCAAAAGGAATTTTCATACGTCCTGTTTTTTGTACGTTCAGGAAGTTTACGAAAATACCCTGTGCAGTTTCAGGACGAAGGTACACTTGATCTGCACCGTCAGCCATAGCACCCATTTGGGTTGCAAACATCAAATTAAATTGGCGTACTTCAGTCCAGTTTTTGGTGCCTGAGACTGGGCATACAATGTTATGTTCTTCAATGATACTTTTCAGAGCGGCTAGATCGTCTGCATTCAATGCGGTATTCAACGACTCTAATAGTGCTGTTGCTTCAGTCGTTTTGCCATCAGCTTCATAACGCGCAATTTTATCTTCGATCAATTGATCTGCACGGTAACGTTTTTTTGAATCTTTATTGTCGATCATCGGATCGTTGAAACCATCGACGTGACCCGAGGCTTTCCATGTTGTGGGGTGCATAAAAATTGCGGCATCGATACCAACAATGTTCTCGTTCAACTGCACCATGGATTTCCACCAATAAGTTTTGAGGTTGTTTTTTAGTTCCGAACCC
The genomic region above belongs to Sphingobacterium zeae and contains:
- a CDS encoding glycine--tRNA ligase gives rise to the protein MSKQTDDFFKSVVSHAKEYGFVFQSSEIYDGLSAVYDYGQLGSELKNNLKTYWWKSMVQLNENIVGIDAAIFMHPTTWKASGHVDGFNDPMIDNKDSKKRYRADQLIEDKIARYEADGKTTEATALLESLNTALNADDLAALKSIIEEHNIVCPVSGTKNWTEVRQFNLMFATQMGAMADGADQVYLRPETAQGIFVNFLNVQKTGRMKIPFGIAQIGKAFRNEVIARQFIMRMREFEQMEMQFFCRPGTELEWYNKWKETRLKWHLALGFDPSNYRYHDHDKLAHYANAAVDIEFNFPFGFKEVEGIHSRTDFDLKQHQEFSKKKMQYFDPEINQNYIPYVIETSIGLDRLFLTVLCNALVTEDLSTEEKQDSRVVLKFPPALAPVKAAILPLTKKDGLPEKAREILNTLKLDYNVQYDEKDAIGKRYRRQDAIGTPICITVDYDSLQDNTVTIRHRDTMAQERVAIADLEKIINDLAGWNTMLKKLI
- a CDS encoding helix-turn-helix domain-containing protein — protein: MKVVQFTVPVVYQGSICVQEDILPSFYSNYHRHKEIQLTYILKGRGTFMIGNFTHSFEQDEIYIVDADEPHMFKTGEDVKDGIHAIHIFFDYEHFRSFLDFPEFDDVKYFLEHINVSKKLDAEHAVALKEKFVHINSSAGIDRLLSLVKLINFLSKKVDQWTSLYTGIPQKKFSDAEGLRINEIFQYTFQHFGDKISLEDIAAVAHMTPHAFCKYFKKHTRKTYVTFLNEIRIERACKMLIDESSESVSNIAFKTGFNNVVNFNRVFKKITKLSPSEYLQEHRMRD